Genomic segment of Calditrichota bacterium:
ACTTAATATTATATATGATATATTAATTCCCAAACCCAGACGATACATTATGGTTATTTAACCCGTCCAAAATTAGTTCCCAGAAAGAGAGTGTAATTTGTTTTTAAATCAATAGAATTTTGTTGTGTAAACAGCACGCAAACGTTTGTTTGTCGGCGGGGGTTATTCCTTATGTGGAAAGAGGAACCCAGGGCTTCTTTTAAATTATGTTTAAAACCTGAACTGAATAGGAAAGGAGGGTGATACCAATGCACCAAATCGGATTTTGAGGTGAAGTTAAATAACAAAAAGGTGTTTGGATGTCATTTATGGAAGGAGGTGGATGGAATAACTACAAAATGCTTTTTAAGAAAAGTTTATTATTAGACCAAAAATCCTCAACCAATCAAATGAGGAGGGAGGAAAGATGAAGCGTTTAGCAGGCATTTTTGTTTTACTTTTTCTATTTTCTGTAAACGTAATGGCTGGAACCACCGGAAAAATCGCCGGTCGCGTCACGGATATGAAGACCGGAGAGCCCCTGCCCGGCGTCAATATTATTGTAGAAGGAACAAACCTTGGAGCTGCAACCGACGCCAAGGGCTATTACTTCATCATTAATTTGCCTCCGGGTGAATACACGCTGCGGGCTTCAATGATTGGATATGAAACCCTGCGAAAAACCCATGTGGAAGTCATTATTGACCGAACCACAACAATTGATTTTAAACTCTCCCCCACGGTTATTCACGGAAAGGCAGTAACCATCACGGCTCAACGTGTGGTTGTGCCATTAGATGTGTCCAACACACAACTTGTTGTGGAACCCCAAAAGATTGAGAATGCGGATTACCATGAAATAACAGATGTACTGGCTTCTCAGCCGGGAATCGCCGGCTTTGGCGCCAATTCCGACAAGCCCATGATTCGCGGGTCCGATTATCGGGAATCCGCTTTCGTGGTTGACGGCATCCGTCTGACCGACCAGCTCACGAGCCGCCCTTTTTATCAGATTGATCTGGATGCCATTAAACAAATCAAAATTGTAACAGGCGGATTTAATGCGGAATATGGCAATGTGCGGTCAGGTGTGGTCAATGTGGTTACAAAAGACGGCGGTAATAATTACACAGGTGCTGTTAATTTCCGCTACAGCCCGCCAGGACGCAAACATTTTGGTCCGATGCTTTACGGAAAGGATTCTCCTATTGTCAAGCCTTTTACAAGGGAGGATTACGGCGCTTTTACCGGAAATAACTTTTTTGAAGGCTGGAATAAATACGCCAACGAAACCCTGAAACCAGGCGATCCCCATTATGGAAAACCCTATGAATTGCTAGCCCTCTGGCTCTGGCGGCATCGTTCGCCCGACAATTTAAACATGCTGCGCCAATTGGCCAAAGAGGGAAAAGTGGATGTGGATCTCAGCAAGGTAACCGACGACGACGCAGTTTTCAATGAAGGAAATCTGGCTGACTGGCAGGGGAACCTTAGTTTGGGTGGCCCCGTCCCGTTTCTCAATCACAAGGTCACCTTCTTTTCAACTTACAAGCGGGAATTCAGCCAATACGCGGCTCGCTTACCCCAAAATTATGGCGGCCGGTTTGGCACGCTGAAATTAACAACCAATCTGAGCAATTCAATCAAATTGCACATAAACTTCTTGTACGGCTGGCAAAAAGGGACCGGCGGAGGTGGACAGGGACCACGAATCACCGATGCTATTACAAACAATGCCTTTACGCCAAATGGCGCCGGTGTTTTTGGCGATGTGTACCGCGAAATGGGAAGTGCCAACAAAATGTGGTATCCCGATTGTGCGACGGCGGGCCAGCAATGGCGCTATGCCGGTGGCTTCCAATTAACGCACACGCTTTCGCCCCGTACTTTTTATGAAATTCACTTTACGGAAATGCTCACGCAATTTGGCGAAATTCACCATCTGCGCAACACGGCACCCATCCCCGGAAATCCGTACCATGCCACGCATTTAAACTACGGCCGCATCGGAACCGAAGCCTACGCCGATTCGCTGGCCAGTGCAGGCGTCTACGGCTGGAACGACTGGCGCAATTGGAGCAAGATTAAAATTGGCGGCATCTGGTACGACGAAGCGCCCTGGGGTTACGGCCCCACCCAGTGGCGGGATGTCACTGGTGAATACCGAATGGAATCTTGTAACTACCAGCGAAACCTTTCCATGACACGTACCTACAATTTACGCTGGGATTTAACCAGTCAGATCAACCGAAACAACCAGGTAAAAACCGGTATTTCAATTATTCACGATCTGATTCACGGGTATTTTGATCGGGTTGACCCTGC
This window contains:
- a CDS encoding TonB-dependent receptor; protein product: MKRLAGIFVLLFLFSVNVMAGTTGKIAGRVTDMKTGEPLPGVNIIVEGTNLGAATDAKGYYFIINLPPGEYTLRASMIGYETLRKTHVEVIIDRTTTIDFKLSPTVIHGKAVTITAQRVVVPLDVSNTQLVVEPQKIENADYHEITDVLASQPGIAGFGANSDKPMIRGSDYRESAFVVDGIRLTDQLTSRPFYQIDLDAIKQIKIVTGGFNAEYGNVRSGVVNVVTKDGGNNYTGAVNFRYSPPGRKHFGPMLYGKDSPIVKPFTREDYGAFTGNNFFEGWNKYANETLKPGDPHYGKPYELLALWLWRHRSPDNLNMLRQLAKEGKVDVDLSKVTDDDAVFNEGNLADWQGNLSLGGPVPFLNHKVTFFSTYKREFSQYAARLPQNYGGRFGTLKLTTNLSNSIKLHINFLYGWQKGTGGGGQGPRITDAITNNAFTPNGAGVFGDVYREMGSANKMWYPDCATAGQQWRYAGGFQLTHTLSPRTFYEIHFTEMLTQFGEIHHLRNTAPIPGNPYHATHLNYGRIGTEAYADSLASAGVYGWNDWRNWSKIKIGGIWYDEAPWGYGPTQWRDVTGEYRMESCNYQRNLSMTRTYNLRWDLTSQINRNNQVKTGISIIHDLIHGYFDRVDPAVNNGYIYTSMAKPWRGAFYAQDKLEFQGMIANLGVRVDWMHEDKMITLDGPISDKVNGPYSVYLEAGRKDSLNMMPWKSRNLVRISPRFGISHPLSDNAKIFFNYGHFYQWPFAYDLYHYQQKINKGYQITDLGNPRLDPPRTIEYEVGYAQNIMNMMELKLTGYYKDVNGEYRSVRYYYLDGTHYTTQINGQYKDIRGLEALLDIRRGRFVSGWASANYMVWSEGYYGFDRFYEDPNKQPRRVPTTITQPYSRPVYKVDLNFHTPEKFGPRVAGMFPLADFNVNFLYTWRAGEKFTWNPQGIPYVEDNMQWRPYQMTDFRLTKRLFKKWRIEPVFYIDVHNLFNNKNMNYPRQYYYNNDVNRVLTGVRGSWTWNGHRWWKHEFLDYMNSLKLDKGDRPGDYPHNGKKTYIKMPNFTPWTFLDRRDIFFGIKINFY